Genomic DNA from Candidatus Dadabacteria bacterium:
ATTATCTTAACCAATGGGCCCGATATGAGTGAAAAAATCAAAATAGAAATCATGGATGACGGTCCCCTGATTGTAAGCGACCTCGAGTTGCTTGAAGACGGGGAAGGGAACGGACTTGCGATAAAAAAGAAAACCGCTCTTTGCCGCTGCGGGACCTCTGGAAACAAGCCGTTTTGCGACGGTTCGCACAAGGGGGCGGGGTTTAAGAGCAGCATCCCGTCCGGCGAATCTTCTGCTCCCGCCAAGGAAGGGGACGCAGTTATAAGGTCGCTTAAAAACGGTCCCTACGAGGTTTGCGGAGATATTGAACTTTGCGTTGAGGATGATTCGGGGCTCTCGGGGGATGATCCTTATTATCTCTGCCGCTGCGGGGCTTCTGAGAACAAGCCGTTTTGCGATGGTTCACACAAGCGGATCGGTTTCACTGACTAATAGCCTAAGAACTAGGAGAAGATAAAAATGGTTAAGACTCTATCGACGATGATTCCCTTGGGGAGCGAGGCTCCCGACTTCCGGTTGCCGGATGCTGTAAGCGGTAGCGAACTGTCGCTTGGCGATCTCAAGTCGGATGTTGCCACGGTGCTTATGTTTATATGCAACCACTGTCCTTACGTAAAGCACCTGCAGGATGGGCTGGTGGAAGTTGCCGATGAATACATTTCCAAGGGAGTTTCCTTCATAGCGATAAATTCAAACGACGTTGACAACTACCCTGATGATTCTCCCGAGAGAATGAAGGAAGTCGCAGAGAAAAAGGGGTACTCGTTTCCCTATCTGTTCGATGAGACGCAGGAAATCGCCAAGGCCTATGACGCCGCCTGCACCCCCGACTTTTTCGTTTATGACCGCGACCTGAAGTGCATATACAGGGGGCAGTTTGACGACTCAAGACCCGGGAACGGAAAACCGGTTACCGGAAAGGATATGCGTATGGCACTCAACTCCATTATAGCGGGCCAGGCAATTGAATGGGAGCAGATTCCGAGCATCGGGTGCAACATAAAATGGAAATAGTGCGGTTTCCCCTGCCGCGTGGGACCGCCCGGAAGGAAAAAGAGGGTTACCTAGGGTCCGCAACTTGGAACTTCATCCTCTTGTCCTGTGGGCATTATCGCGCATAACCATGAAATCGAAGACGGACAAAGACGGATCTCCGGAATCCGAGGATTTCATAAGAGCCAGGATAAGAAGCGATCTTCAGGCCGGTATCGCAAAGCCCGTCACCCGTTTTCCCCCCGAGCCCAACGGCTATCTCCATATAGGCCATGCGAAATCCATATGTCTTAATTTCGGTATAGCCGAGGAATTCGGCGGAACATGCAACCTGCGCTTTGACGACACCAATCCCTCAAAGGAAGACGTAAGATATGAGGAGGCTATCAAGGAAGACGTCAGGTGGCTCGGGTTTGACTGGGAAGACAAGACCTATTACGCCTCTGATTATTTCGAGCAGCTCTATGAATACGCCCTTAGGCTGATAAGCGAGGGGAAGGCCTACGTGGACGATCTGAGCGCTGAGGAAATAAGAGAATACCGGGGAACGCTTTCGGAACCCGGCAGGGAGAGCCCTTCAAGGGAGAGATCTGTTGAGGAGAATCTTAAGCTTTTCCAGGCTATGAGAGACGGGGGTTTCGACGATGGACAGTACGTGCTTCGGGCGAAAATAGACATGGCTTCGGGCAATATTAACATGCGCGACCCGGTCATGTACCGGATAATGAAGGAGTCCCATGCCCGCACCGGGGATTACTGGTCCATTTATCCGATGTATGATTGGGCCCACGGACAGAGCGACTCCATTGAGGGCATCACACATTCGCTCTGCACTCTTGAGTTCGAGGACCACCGGCCTCTTTACGACTGGTTTATCGCCCAGCTAGGCATATATCATTCCCAGCAGATTGAGTTCGCGAGGCTCAACCTCAGCTACACGGTCCTCAGCAAGAGAAACCTCATGAAGCTGGTTTCCGAGGGATACGTAAGCGGGTGGGACGATCCCAGGATGCCCACGATCTCGGGGTTGCGCAGAAGAGGGTACACGCCTGAGTCGATAAGGGATTTCTGCCGGAAAATAGGCATCACGAAGCAGGACAGCCTAATAGACATAGAGCTTCTTGAACACAGCGTAAGGGAAGACCTTAACAAGAGGGCGCAGAGGGTTATGGCGGTGCTTGACCCGCTGAAAGTGGTGATAATCAATTATCCCGAAGACGCAGAAGAGGAGCTCGAAGCGGTAAACAATCCGGAAGATCCCTCTATGGGAAAAAGAAAAGTCCCTTTTTCAAAAGAGCTTTTCATTGAAAGGGATGATTTCATGGAGGATCCGCCGAAAAAGTTCTACAGGCTCTTCCCCGGTTCCGAAGTGCGCCTGCGCTACGCCTACATAGTGAGGTGCGTAGGTTTTGAGCGCGACCCGACGACCGGAGAGGTAACCGAGGTTCACTGTGAATACGATCCCGAAACAAGAGGTGGGAGCGCCCCTGACGGAAGGAAGGTAAGAGGCACCATACACTGGGTTTGCGCGAAAAACGCCTCGAGGGTGACCGTAAGGCTCTACGACAGACTTTTTACCGTTCCCAATCCTATGGCCGACAAGCAGAGGGAATTCACCGAATTTCTAAATCCCGATTCACTGCAGATCCTTGAAGATTGCGTGGCCGAACCTGCTCTTGTGAATGTGAACAATCCGTGGGGGATTAACTACCAGTTTGAGAGGAAGGGATATTTCATCCTTGATTCCGTAGATTCGGCTTCTGGCGCGCCTGTTTTTAACAGGACGGTTTCCCTTAGGGATTCATGGAGCCGTCGCTCGGAGGGCAAAAGGGCCTGATTTCGGCGCTCGGGCGAATTGAGAAACATTATGAGCTGGGAAATTGAAAGAATTGGTGACGTCGCGGTCGTGCGCATGAACTCAAACCCGATGAACGTCATGGGCGAGGAGTTCTTCAGCGATCTTGAAGGGGCTTTTACGACGCTTGAGAGCGATCACACGGAAAGCCCGGTGGTGCTTACCTCTTCTCAGAGGGCTTTTTCTGCGGGTCTTGATCTTAAGTACCATCTTTCGCTTTTTACCGCTGGGGACGAAGAGGAAATCTGGCAGTGGTACGAGCGTTTTCGCGGCGCTTTGCTCCGGGTCTTTACTTATGAAAGACCTGTTGTGGCTGCGGTAAACGGTCACGCGATAGCGGGTGGACTTATACTGGCTCTCTGCTGCGATTACAGGGTATGCGTTGATTCAGGAGCAAGATTCGGTCTTAATGAAATCACCATAGGTTTTCCCATTCCTTCGGCGATAGCCCAGATCGTGCTTTACGTGCTGGGTACGGCAGTTGCGCAGCAGGTCATGACAACAGGTTTTCTTTACGAACCCCGCGACGCCGTCAGACTCGGTTTTTTCGATGAAAGCCACGAAGCGGACAAGCTTTTTTCTCACTGCGTTGAGTTCGCGGGGCAGTACGGCCCGTCGCTTATTCCCGGTTACGCCTTCTCTAAAAGGGCTCTTCGCCGCGAGGTCGTGGCGAACATAGAAGGAGCTTGTACCGAGGTTGACAGGGAACTTCCGAAAATTCTGCGCAGCCCGGGGGTTTTGGAGAGCCTCGGGGCTCTGGTTGAAGCCTTGGGAAAAAAGAAAAAATGATAATGTTGCAGGAAGAACCTTGAAAGAAGTCACCGTAAGAAAAGCCACGGGCGACGATGCGGAGGCGATGGCCCTGATACTGAGAGAGATCGGCTGGTCCGAGAGAAGGAACTCCCTTTCACTTGAGGAAGTGTCGTCTCCGATTCGGGATCTCATACTTCAAGCAGACGGAGATCCGGAAGGGCACACCATGTACGTCGCATGTGATTCCGGGGGAAGGATCCTCGGGTTTACCACCGTTCACTGGGTACCATTCGTTATGCTCGGAAGCTACGAGGGCTACGTCTCGGACCTGTTCGTAAGTCCTTCGGCAAGCGGAATGGGGGCTGGGAGCCGTCTTATCGAAGCAGTTATGGAAGAAGGTAAGAAAAGGGATGTTTATCGTCTGATGGTGACCAACGGCAAGGACAAGCCATCGTATCTGCGGGGCTTTTACAGAAAAAAAGGGTGGACGGAACGGCCGAAGGTTGCTAACTTTACCTACTACTACAAGGAGCCTTGGTCTTAATCTTATAGGCGGAAGCCTCCAAAAACCAGGAAACGGACCTTAATCGAAAATGCCGGAAAAACAGGAAGAAGCAATTCTGCTAGTGCATTCCCCGGATCGCCCCGGTCTTGTTCACGCGGTCACCAACTTTATATTCGAATACGGGGGTAATATCCACGCGCTGCAGCATTGTGTTGACACAAACGACATGGTGACCTTTATCCGGGCCAAGTGGGGGATGGACGGCTTTACTCTCTCCCGCGAGGAGACGGAGGAATTTTTCCGCGAGAAAGTGGCGAAGAAACTCGACATGAAATTCGAGGTTTTCTTTACGGGAGATATCCCGCGCATGGCGGTTTTCGTTTCCAAGCTTCCCCACTGCCTCTCGGACATAATTTACAGACTCCGCGCCAGGGAATGGGACGTTGAGATGCCCATTGTGATAAGCAATCATCCGGATCTCAGGGATGTGGCGGGTCTTCATGGAGCGGATTTCTACGTGTTCGAAGACGTAAAGGACAACAAGGAAGCAGTGGAGGCAGAGCAGCTTGAGCTTCTTCACCGCTACGATGTGGATTTCATAGTGCTTGCAAGGTATATGCAGATTTTTACCGAGAATTTCGTATCGCATTACCCCAACAGAATAATGAATATCCATCATTCGTTTCTTCCGGCCTTTCCTGGTGCGCGCCCTTATCACTCCGCGTATGAAAGGGGGGTTAAGGTGGTCGGAGCAACCTGTCATTACGTAACCGAGGAACTCGATTCGGGACCCATAATAGAGCAGGATGTCATAAAGGTTAACTATGATGATTCGATAGACGACCTCAAGAGGAAGGGGCAGGATCTTGAGAAGCTTGTTCTTTCAAACGCGATCTGGTCCCATATAAACCGGGAGATTTTGATTTACAAAAACAGGACAATCGTATTCAATAAGTAGGGGGAGTTCTTGCGGTTCCCTACGGGTGGGTGAAAAATGAAGTTCAAAGGCACAAACGATTACATAGCTACAAACGACTTGGCCGTGGCCGTTAACGCGGCCATTACGCTTGAGCGTCCGCTACTTGTTAAGGGCGAACCGGGAACGGGCAAGACCATGCTCGCGTTTGAGGTCGCAAAAGCCCTTGGAAAGCAACTTATAACCTGGCACATAAAGTCCACCACAACCGCGCAGCAGGGCCTCTACGAATACGACGCCGTCGCTAGGCTTCGCGACTCGCAACTCGGAGACGAGAGGGTAAACGATATCTCGAACTACATAAAGAAAGGAAAGCTCTGGGAGGCTTTCGAGAGTCCTGAACAGGTAGTGCTTCTGATTGACGAGATAGACAAGGCGGACATAGAGTTTCCAAACGATCTTCTTTTGGAGCTCGACAGGATGGAGTTTTATTGCTACGAGCTCAAAAAAACCGTAAGGGCGGTTAAGAGAGTCATAGTGATAATTACCTCGAATAACGAAAAGGAACTTCCGGATGCCTTTTTGAGAAGGTGCTTTTTTCACTACATAGCTTTTCCCGACCGTAAGACTCTTGAGAAAATAGTTAAGGTGCATTACCCCGATCTCGAGCGAAAGCTCATGAATAATGCGCTCACCCTCTTTTATTCCGTAAGGGAGATTGACGGTCTCAAGAAAAAGCCCTCCACGAGCGAACTTATAGACTGGATAAAACTGCTTGCGGCCGACCGCGTGGCCGCTGGTGAACTCACGGGAGTGGATATTGAAGAGAGCCTTCCTCCTTACTCGGGTGCGCTTATCAAGAACGAGGCGGACTACGAGATGCTCGAGGCGATTAGGCGGAGATTCAGAAGGTAGGGGATAAGTTCATGTTTCTTGATTTCTTCCTGCTGCTTAAAAACGACGGATTTCCCGTCACCCTAAAAGAGTATCTTACTTTTCTCGAAGCCCTTGACCGCGACGTGATCGGTTACGACCCGACCGATTTCTACTATCTAAGCCGCTGCGTAATGGTGAAAGATGAGCGGCATCTGGACAGGTTCGACAGGCTTTTTGCCGCTTACTTCAGAGGGGCTCAGCTCGCCGATACCGAGCAGTTCATGCAGATTCCGCTTGAGTGGCTGCGCAAAAACTTTGAGAACGTCCTCTCCGAAGAGGATAAGCAGATGATCCGTTCCATGGGCGGGCTTGAAGAATTGATGGAGAGATTGAGGGAGATTTTCGAGAAGCAGAAAAAACGCCACCAAGGCGGGAACAGGTGGATAGGCACGGGCGGCACTTCTCCCTATGGTGCATACGGTTGCAATCCCGC
This window encodes:
- a CDS encoding CDGSH iron-sulfur domain-containing protein — protein: MSEKIKIEIMDDGPLIVSDLELLEDGEGNGLAIKKKTALCRCGTSGNKPFCDGSHKGAGFKSSIPSGESSAPAKEGDAVIRSLKNGPYEVCGDIELCVEDDSGLSGDDPYYLCRCGASENKPFCDGSHKRIGFTD
- a CDS encoding glutamine--tRNA ligase/YqeY domain fusion protein, whose amino-acid sequence is MKSKTDKDGSPESEDFIRARIRSDLQAGIAKPVTRFPPEPNGYLHIGHAKSICLNFGIAEEFGGTCNLRFDDTNPSKEDVRYEEAIKEDVRWLGFDWEDKTYYASDYFEQLYEYALRLISEGKAYVDDLSAEEIREYRGTLSEPGRESPSRERSVEENLKLFQAMRDGGFDDGQYVLRAKIDMASGNINMRDPVMYRIMKESHARTGDYWSIYPMYDWAHGQSDSIEGITHSLCTLEFEDHRPLYDWFIAQLGIYHSQQIEFARLNLSYTVLSKRNLMKLVSEGYVSGWDDPRMPTISGLRRRGYTPESIRDFCRKIGITKQDSLIDIELLEHSVREDLNKRAQRVMAVLDPLKVVIINYPEDAEEELEAVNNPEDPSMGKRKVPFSKELFIERDDFMEDPPKKFYRLFPGSEVRLRYAYIVRCVGFERDPTTGEVTEVHCEYDPETRGGSAPDGRKVRGTIHWVCAKNASRVTVRLYDRLFTVPNPMADKQREFTEFLNPDSLQILEDCVAEPALVNVNNPWGINYQFERKGYFILDSVDSASGAPVFNRTVSLRDSWSRRSEGKRA
- a CDS encoding enoyl-CoA hydratase/isomerase family protein, which produces MSWEIERIGDVAVVRMNSNPMNVMGEEFFSDLEGAFTTLESDHTESPVVLTSSQRAFSAGLDLKYHLSLFTAGDEEEIWQWYERFRGALLRVFTYERPVVAAVNGHAIAGGLILALCCDYRVCVDSGARFGLNEITIGFPIPSAIAQIVLYVLGTAVAQQVMTTGFLYEPRDAVRLGFFDESHEADKLFSHCVEFAGQYGPSLIPGYAFSKRALRREVVANIEGACTEVDRELPKILRSPGVLESLGALVEALGKKKK
- a CDS encoding GNAT family N-acetyltransferase, encoding MKEVTVRKATGDDAEAMALILREIGWSERRNSLSLEEVSSPIRDLILQADGDPEGHTMYVACDSGGRILGFTTVHWVPFVMLGSYEGYVSDLFVSPSASGMGAGSRLIEAVMEEGKKRDVYRLMVTNGKDKPSYLRGFYRKKGWTERPKVANFTYYYKEPWS
- a CDS encoding thioredoxin family protein; the encoded protein is MVKTLSTMIPLGSEAPDFRLPDAVSGSELSLGDLKSDVATVLMFICNHCPYVKHLQDGLVEVADEYISKGVSFIAINSNDVDNYPDDSPERMKEVAEKKGYSFPYLFDETQEIAKAYDAACTPDFFVYDRDLKCIYRGQFDDSRPGNGKPVTGKDMRMALNSIIAGQAIEWEQIPSIGCNIKWK
- a CDS encoding MoxR family ATPase: MKFKGTNDYIATNDLAVAVNAAITLERPLLVKGEPGTGKTMLAFEVAKALGKQLITWHIKSTTTAQQGLYEYDAVARLRDSQLGDERVNDISNYIKKGKLWEAFESPEQVVLLIDEIDKADIEFPNDLLLELDRMEFYCYELKKTVRAVKRVIVIITSNNEKELPDAFLRRCFFHYIAFPDRKTLEKIVKVHYPDLERKLMNNALTLFYSVREIDGLKKKPSTSELIDWIKLLAADRVAAGELTGVDIEESLPPYSGALIKNEADYEMLEAIRRRFRR
- the purU gene encoding formyltetrahydrofolate deformylase, producing the protein MPEKQEEAILLVHSPDRPGLVHAVTNFIFEYGGNIHALQHCVDTNDMVTFIRAKWGMDGFTLSREETEEFFREKVAKKLDMKFEVFFTGDIPRMAVFVSKLPHCLSDIIYRLRAREWDVEMPIVISNHPDLRDVAGLHGADFYVFEDVKDNKEAVEAEQLELLHRYDVDFIVLARYMQIFTENFVSHYPNRIMNIHHSFLPAFPGARPYHSAYERGVKVVGATCHYVTEELDSGPIIEQDVIKVNYDDSIDDLKRKGQDLEKLVLSNAIWSHINREILIYKNRTIVFNK